The Malaclemys terrapin pileata isolate rMalTer1 chromosome 19, rMalTer1.hap1, whole genome shotgun sequence genome has a window encoding:
- the ANKRD65 gene encoding ankyrin repeat domain-containing protein 65 isoform X1, whose amino-acid sequence MNASGPAPRNNPAITKACKGYHYGNDPAITNQCVKPHTDQQHYPNKLCVQPRPPEPPYARDCGRKMIGMRAEAEFLRRWMELSEEMTLEGESMGNSSESGIQLMENNSPSAPGHPGWRELHLAAWDSNAHLMKQLLRQGAVIESRDENGWTPLHSATLKGSIMLVKFLVQRGAVVHATDRAHYTPLHHASWRGHTQVAEFLLARGSPASAVTKGGLTPLHCAAASGHTLIVQLLLRQGTDPASGDNNRWTALHWATVNSQLHIMDLLICQGLSPDLGSNGGITALHIAAETGRSDALRFLLAKGANINAQDGLGRTALAIASNNGNQEITELLLKSKADVNMKDHYGCTALHKAAAAGHLALVHLLIKTGAVTNIRDCLNLTPLHRAACRGHSEVANYLLDHGAEINAAGWLNKTPLHLAVEKNHFLLMELLLGKGASLSLRTRWHETAQDLASDRALPAGTPSASQEKMTSCNPDLN is encoded by the exons atgaaTGCCAGTGGGCCGGCCCCGAGGAACAACCCAGCGATAACCAAAGCTTGCAAAGGCTACCACTACGGAAACGACCCTGCGATAACAAACCAGTGTGTGAAGCCTCACACTGACCAACAGCACTATCCTAACAAGTTGTGCGTACAGCCGCGCCCGCCGGAGCCACCCTACGCACGTGACTGTGGCAGGAAAATGATTG GAATGAGAGCAGAGGCCGAGTTCCTGAGGAGGTGGATGGAGCTGAGTGAGGAGATGACCCTGGAAGGAGAGTCGATGGGGAACAGCTCTGAATCTGGCATTCAGCTCATGGAGAATAACTCACCATCTGCCCCTGGGCACCCGGGCTGGAGAGAGCTTCACCTGGCAGCTTGGGACAGCAACGCCCACCTGATGAAGCAGCTACTGAGGCAGGGGGCAGTGATAGAGAGCAG GGATGAGAATGGATGGACGCCCTTACACAGTGCCACGCTGAAGGGGTCCATCATGCTGGTGAAGTTCCTGGTGCAGCGCGGAGCCGTGGTCCATGCCACAGACAGAGCACACTACACCCCGCTGCACCATGCCTCTTGGAGAGGCCATACCCAAGTGGCTGAGTTTCTCCTGGCTCGGGGATCCCCGGCATCAGCCGTGACTAAAGGGGGCCTCACCCCACTTCACTGTGCAGCAGCCAGCGGTCACACCCTCATCGTGCAGTTGCTCCTACGGCAAGGCACAGATCCTGCCAGCGGGGACAACAACCGGTGGACGGCACTGCACTGGGCGACTGTGAACAGCCAGCTGCATATTATGGACTTGCTGATTTGCCAGGGTCTCTCCCCAGACCTGGGCAGTAACGGAGGCATCACAGCACTGCACATCGCGGCAGAGACGGGAAGAAGTGATGCTCTAAGGTTCTTGCTAGCCAAGGGTGCCAACATCAATGCTCAGGATGGGCTGGGGAGAACAGCACTTGCCATTGCATCCAATAATGGCAATCAAGAG ATTACAGAACTGTTGCTGAAAAGCAAAGCTGATGTGAACATGAAGGACCACTACGGCTGCACGGCACTCCACAAGGCAGCAGCTGCGGGACACTTGGCCCTCGTCCACTTGCTGATTAAGACAGGAGCTGTTACCAACATTAGGGACTGTCTGAATCTGACTCCGCTTCACAGAGCTGCCTGTCGTGGGCACAGCGAGGTAGCTAATTACCTTCTGGACCATGGAGCTGAGATCAATGCAGCTGGCTGGCTAAACAAAACCCCGCTGCACTTGGctgtggaaaaaaatcacttccttttaatggagctgctgctggggaagggggcaagTCTGTCCCTTAGAACTCGCTGGCATGAAACGGCACAGGATCTAGCGTCAGACAGGGCCCTACCTGCGGGCACTCCATCCGCTTCCCAGGAGAAGATGACAAGCTGCAATCCGGACCTGAACTAG
- the ANKRD65 gene encoding ankyrin repeat domain-containing protein 65 isoform X3 → MIGMRAEAEFLRRWMELSEEMTLEGESMGNSSESGIQLMENNSPSAPGHPGWRELHLAAWDSNAHLMKQLLRQGAVIESRDENGWTPLHSATLKGSIMLVKFLVQRGAVVHATDRAHYTPLHHASWRGHTQVAEFLLARGSPASAVTKGGLTPLHCAAASGHTLIVQLLLRQGTDPASGDNNRWTALHWATVNSQLHIMDLLICQGLSPDLGSNGGITALHIAAETGRSDALRFLLAKGANINAQDGLGRTALAIASNNGNQEITELLLKSKADVNMKDHYGCTALHKAAAAGHLALVHLLIKTGAVTNIRDCLNLTPLHRAACRGHSEVANYLLDHGAEINAAGWLNKTPLHLAVEKNHFLLMELLLGKGASLSLRTRWHETAQDLASDRALPAGTPSASQEKMTSCNPDLN, encoded by the exons ATGATTG GAATGAGAGCAGAGGCCGAGTTCCTGAGGAGGTGGATGGAGCTGAGTGAGGAGATGACCCTGGAAGGAGAGTCGATGGGGAACAGCTCTGAATCTGGCATTCAGCTCATGGAGAATAACTCACCATCTGCCCCTGGGCACCCGGGCTGGAGAGAGCTTCACCTGGCAGCTTGGGACAGCAACGCCCACCTGATGAAGCAGCTACTGAGGCAGGGGGCAGTGATAGAGAGCAG GGATGAGAATGGATGGACGCCCTTACACAGTGCCACGCTGAAGGGGTCCATCATGCTGGTGAAGTTCCTGGTGCAGCGCGGAGCCGTGGTCCATGCCACAGACAGAGCACACTACACCCCGCTGCACCATGCCTCTTGGAGAGGCCATACCCAAGTGGCTGAGTTTCTCCTGGCTCGGGGATCCCCGGCATCAGCCGTGACTAAAGGGGGCCTCACCCCACTTCACTGTGCAGCAGCCAGCGGTCACACCCTCATCGTGCAGTTGCTCCTACGGCAAGGCACAGATCCTGCCAGCGGGGACAACAACCGGTGGACGGCACTGCACTGGGCGACTGTGAACAGCCAGCTGCATATTATGGACTTGCTGATTTGCCAGGGTCTCTCCCCAGACCTGGGCAGTAACGGAGGCATCACAGCACTGCACATCGCGGCAGAGACGGGAAGAAGTGATGCTCTAAGGTTCTTGCTAGCCAAGGGTGCCAACATCAATGCTCAGGATGGGCTGGGGAGAACAGCACTTGCCATTGCATCCAATAATGGCAATCAAGAG ATTACAGAACTGTTGCTGAAAAGCAAAGCTGATGTGAACATGAAGGACCACTACGGCTGCACGGCACTCCACAAGGCAGCAGCTGCGGGACACTTGGCCCTCGTCCACTTGCTGATTAAGACAGGAGCTGTTACCAACATTAGGGACTGTCTGAATCTGACTCCGCTTCACAGAGCTGCCTGTCGTGGGCACAGCGAGGTAGCTAATTACCTTCTGGACCATGGAGCTGAGATCAATGCAGCTGGCTGGCTAAACAAAACCCCGCTGCACTTGGctgtggaaaaaaatcacttccttttaatggagctgctgctggggaagggggcaagTCTGTCCCTTAGAACTCGCTGGCATGAAACGGCACAGGATCTAGCGTCAGACAGGGCCCTACCTGCGGGCACTCCATCCGCTTCCCAGGAGAAGATGACAAGCTGCAATCCGGACCTGAACTAG
- the ANKRD65 gene encoding ankyrin repeat domain-containing protein 65 isoform X2: protein MNASGPAPRNNPAITKACKGYHYGNDPAITNQCVKPHTDQQHYPNKLCVQPRPPEPPYARDCGRKMIGMRAEAEFLRRWMELSEEMTLEGESMGNSSESGIQLMENNSPSAPGHPGWRELHLAAWDSNAHLMKQLLRQGAVIESRDENGWTPLHSATLKGSIMLVKFLVQRGAVVHATDRAHYTPLHHASWRGHTQVAEFLLARGSPASAVTKGGLTPLHCAAASGHTLIVQLLLRQGTDPASGDNNRWTALHWATVNSQLHIMDLLICQGLSPDLGSNGGITALHIAAETGRSDALRFLLAKGANINAQDGLGRTALAIASNNGNQEISKRFTKRSVSLSPFYRWGN from the exons atgaaTGCCAGTGGGCCGGCCCCGAGGAACAACCCAGCGATAACCAAAGCTTGCAAAGGCTACCACTACGGAAACGACCCTGCGATAACAAACCAGTGTGTGAAGCCTCACACTGACCAACAGCACTATCCTAACAAGTTGTGCGTACAGCCGCGCCCGCCGGAGCCACCCTACGCACGTGACTGTGGCAGGAAAATGATTG GAATGAGAGCAGAGGCCGAGTTCCTGAGGAGGTGGATGGAGCTGAGTGAGGAGATGACCCTGGAAGGAGAGTCGATGGGGAACAGCTCTGAATCTGGCATTCAGCTCATGGAGAATAACTCACCATCTGCCCCTGGGCACCCGGGCTGGAGAGAGCTTCACCTGGCAGCTTGGGACAGCAACGCCCACCTGATGAAGCAGCTACTGAGGCAGGGGGCAGTGATAGAGAGCAG GGATGAGAATGGATGGACGCCCTTACACAGTGCCACGCTGAAGGGGTCCATCATGCTGGTGAAGTTCCTGGTGCAGCGCGGAGCCGTGGTCCATGCCACAGACAGAGCACACTACACCCCGCTGCACCATGCCTCTTGGAGAGGCCATACCCAAGTGGCTGAGTTTCTCCTGGCTCGGGGATCCCCGGCATCAGCCGTGACTAAAGGGGGCCTCACCCCACTTCACTGTGCAGCAGCCAGCGGTCACACCCTCATCGTGCAGTTGCTCCTACGGCAAGGCACAGATCCTGCCAGCGGGGACAACAACCGGTGGACGGCACTGCACTGGGCGACTGTGAACAGCCAGCTGCATATTATGGACTTGCTGATTTGCCAGGGTCTCTCCCCAGACCTGGGCAGTAACGGAGGCATCACAGCACTGCACATCGCGGCAGAGACGGGAAGAAGTGATGCTCTAAGGTTCTTGCTAGCCAAGGGTGCCAACATCAATGCTCAGGATGGGCTGGGGAGAACAGCACTTGCCATTGCATCCAATAATGGCAATCAAGAG atctcaaaacgCTTTACGAAGAGGtctgtatcattatccccattttacagatggggaaactga